From Balneola sp. MJW-20:
TTAGCATCCACTTCTACTTGCATAAAATCACTCGTTGCATGATAAGTGGCATACAATAATACGGTCACAATGATCATGGCAAGCAGCATATGCAGTGTGATCATCCCCTCACTTAGTCCGGAGCGAACTACCTGTCCTCCTAACCATCCCTGGAAAAGTACCAGTACAAAAGCGATAACAGAAGCAATAAATACGCTGGTCTTTTCTTTTCGGTATCTGAAGGACAGACCGAAAGTGGCAACCACCAGAAATCCGATCACTACCCCGATCAGCCTGTTGATATACTCAATCCATGTCTTCCATACGTTGAACTGTGATTCATCAAAGCCAGCGGGCAGCGCCTCAGCAGTGGTTGGTGGGATCCAGGTTCCGAAACATTTCGGCCAGTCCGGACAGCCCAGTCCAGCTCCCGCGGCCCTCACCAATCCCCCCACTAGAATAAGGAATAGCGTAGCAATTACCGTAACAATAGCCGTCTTCTGGTAGAGGTTTAGTTTCATTGTAAAAAGGTTATCAAAACTGAAAAAGAATAGTTATTTTTAAGGCTGTTAATTTAAGGATCCTCTCTGTCAAATTACATGAGTACATTCGAAGACAACGCATCCATCAAGAACAGCATTTCATCTGTAATTTCGGATTACTATCAGTTAACCAAACCGGGTATCACTATCGCAGTGCTGGCCAGTATGCTGGTAGGGTTCGTTCTTGGAAGTGGTGCGGAAATAAATTTTGCAGTAATGCTGCATGCGATCGTAGGAACTTACCTGATCGCAGCAGGTACCGGTGCTCATAATCAGTTCCTGGAAAGGAATTATGACGGCCTGATGAAAAGGACTGCCAAACGGCCCCTTCCTGATAACAGGATCGACTCCACAAAAGGAGTTATTTTCTCCCTGACACTGATCTTTGCCGGACTTGCTTATCTGATCCTGATGGTTAATCCCATAGCAGCAGGAGTATCTTTTGCCACAACTTTGATCTATTTAGGAATATATACACCACTGAAACGTGTATCTGCTTTCAATATAGCAATAGGTGCTATACCCGGAGCTCTTCCCCCGGTAGGTGGATGGGCTGCGGCAAACGGAAGTATTGCCGATCCCGGAATGTGGTTACTCTTCGGAATTGTGTTCTTCTGGCAGATCCCCCACGTGATGGCAATTGCCTGGATGTGTAAGGACGATTACTCAGGAGCCGGTTTTTTTATGGTTCCAAAAAATGATCTGAATGGAACCAAGACAGCATTTTGGTCCACACTTTGTCTGATACTGCTGATTCCCATTACCTTTATGATGTATCAGTTTGCCGGTCTTAGCCTGATCTTTCTGACCCTTGGAATGCTGTTTGCCCTGATCTTCCTCTTTTACGGCATCCGCTTTGCAATGCATCGCACTAAGGAACACGCGAAAAAACTGATGTTTGCATCTATCGCCTATCTGCCCCTGGTCTGGATCGCCGTTTTTGTTGATCTCTTTTTCTGAAAGGATCTATTCCGTTTTTATTCTCCGTGCAGTGCGTTGTAATCTGAAATCACTGTCTCAAGAAAACTAAGTGCATTCATGTCCCCTCTCGATATGTCAGCTTTTTCCTCGATCAATTTAGCCGTGCGTTGCAGCATCAGGAACCAGGTATCATGATCATATTTGGACCTACTGCTTAATACCTTCCGGATCACACTGATGTCCTTGTCACCTAACTCCCTCACCTGTTCGTATACCGGCTCGTAATCTTCATCCAGTTCAGCGAATAGTGTTTCGTCCAGCTTTACCTTTTTCCGATCCTTGATCACACAGGTTTTAGCAACAATATCTCCGAGCCTCTGCCCTTTACCATTTACCAGTATGGTGACAAATGCCAGCACTCCCCCAACCATGGTGATCTCTACCAGCCTGAAGATCCAACGCAGTAGGTAACCGCTCAGATCTGCCCGTGTACCATCGATCTTTGCAACCCGAATTCCAACAATCCTTTTACCAATGCTGTATCCTTTCCAGAACACCTCCATCAAGAGGTGATAAAGTGTAATAGGAATTACAATAACCGCTATTACAATCCACTGCTTATCCAGGATATCATCCCCCAGATACTCTCCAAGACTCACAGATACGGCAGCCAATACGAAATAATAAACACCTATAAAAAACCCGTCCAGAAGGTAGGCTAAAACTCGTTCCCCCACTCCTGCAATCTCATAATTCAGTTTAACGTGCTGTGCTGTTTCTATTCCTGCCATATTTTTTCTTTATACACAAATTATTTCTATCCTGTCAGATCATCGGGAATTTAGGCTTGAGTCTAAAGAAAACAAAGGTAAATACAGAGTATGAGGGAAGTCACCTTTCTTCGGAAGAATGCGGATAAGTGGAAGCATTTCGAATCATTGCTGAGCCGGAAAAACAAAAAGAACGATCCGGATGAGCTGGCTGAACTTTATATCGAACTGAATAATGATCTCGCCTATACACAGGCGAATTATCCGGGCTCTAAAACCGAAGACTATCTGAATCAGCTTTCCCTGAGAGTTCATGATGAGATCTACAGCAGCAAGAAAGAAGGATTCTCACGCTTCATCTCTTTCTGGAAAGATGAACTTCCCCTGCTTTACGCCAAAAAGCAAAAAGAGCTTTTATACAGCCTGGTTTTGTTTCTGCTTGCAGTGAGTATTGGTGTGATCTCTTCCGCTAACGAACCATCCTTTGTCAGAATGATCATGGGCGACAGCTACGTGAACATGACCATTTCAAATATTGAAGATGGTGACCCGCTTGCAGTCTAC
This genomic window contains:
- a CDS encoding heme A synthase — protein: MKLNLYQKTAIVTVIATLFLILVGGLVRAAGAGLGCPDWPKCFGTWIPPTTAEALPAGFDESQFNVWKTWIEYINRLIGVVIGFLVVATFGLSFRYRKEKTSVFIASVIAFVLVLFQGWLGGQVVRSGLSEGMITLHMLLAMIIVTVLLYATYHATSDFMQVEVDAKLRKKLLWTSGVLLFLTVAQMVLGTQVREGIDLIKEAQNVPPRSTWIEQVGSIFPVHRSFSWALVIGGGVLFYFIRKYHAEGLVRKLAVWNVALIVLQVFIGAGLYYLDMPRVLQVLHLVGISLMICGQFLLILITTNDRDTVEFKQKAV
- the cyoE gene encoding heme o synthase, whose amino-acid sequence is MSTFEDNASIKNSISSVISDYYQLTKPGITIAVLASMLVGFVLGSGAEINFAVMLHAIVGTYLIAAGTGAHNQFLERNYDGLMKRTAKRPLPDNRIDSTKGVIFSLTLIFAGLAYLILMVNPIAAGVSFATTLIYLGIYTPLKRVSAFNIAIGAIPGALPPVGGWAAANGSIADPGMWLLFGIVFFWQIPHVMAIAWMCKDDYSGAGFFMVPKNDLNGTKTAFWSTLCLILLIPITFMMYQFAGLSLIFLTLGMLFALIFLFYGIRFAMHRTKEHAKKLMFASIAYLPLVWIAVFVDLFF
- a CDS encoding RDD family protein; the encoded protein is MAGIETAQHVKLNYEIAGVGERVLAYLLDGFFIGVYYFVLAAVSVSLGEYLGDDILDKQWIVIAVIVIPITLYHLLMEVFWKGYSIGKRIVGIRVAKIDGTRADLSGYLLRWIFRLVEITMVGGVLAFVTILVNGKGQRLGDIVAKTCVIKDRKKVKLDETLFAELDEDYEPVYEQVRELGDKDISVIRKVLSSRSKYDHDTWFLMLQRTAKLIEEKADISRGDMNALSFLETVISDYNALHGE